In Rhineura floridana isolate rRhiFlo1 chromosome 4, rRhiFlo1.hap2, whole genome shotgun sequence, the sequence TGTTGCTTCTTCTAACCTTCTGAGAACACTGCATTCTCTCTATCAGTTTGGTTATTTCTGTGATGTGATAATATGCACAGACCAATTTGGAATACGGGAGGAGTTTTTTGTTCACAAAGCCGTATTAGCAGCTTCCAGTAATTACTTTAGAAACCTGTTCCTCACTGACGAGATGCTGAATGCCAAGGATTGTAGGGTGACCCTCCAGGACGTTCATGCTGAAGAATTTGTCTCCTTCCTAAAGTTTGTCTACACAACAGAAGTAGAAATTGAAGTGGACAAATTGCACCGGATAAAGGAGGTAGCTGAAAGACTTGAATGTAAGGATCTGCTTGATGTTTTTGAAGAAACAAAGGCTGTAGGTGAAAATCTGAATGTGAGTGTTCATTCGAAAATACATGAAAGTGGTGGTTCTGTCCAGAGTAAAACAAACCAAATAAAAAACAAGGAACAGAGTGACTTGTCCCAAATTTTGGTAACACCTATGAAGAGAAACCTTTGGGACAGAAAGAAGCATACAAAATGGACAGCCATGTATGACGGTAATGAAAGTAAGCCTGGACACCCTAACAAAAAAGGTGTTGCTCTTGATGAGCCCAAAGATGAAACAACAATGTCAACTGGATGTAACGAAATAGACACCCATGAGATTCACAATACAAAGAATATCAGCCAGCAGAAAAGTAACATCAGCCTTTCTTCGCTAGATCAGGTAGATGCAAAGGAAAACTGCACTGTTATAAACAGGATACTACCTGCCCAGAAGGAGGATGAAAATAATTTGATACTTAGTGAAACCAAACTCAGGAAATCACCACGCAATATATCGAAAGTCTCACTGCAAACATACGCATGTGACAAGTGTCATCATTCGTTCGATTTTGCTAAGCAGTACCGGTTACACATGGAACAAGAACACGACATGGATGGGATCATTAAATACAGCTGCAATATGTGTGACCAACTCTTTTCCAGTTGCCAAAATCTAAGACAACACAGACTCACCGTTCACAACACTGAGCAGCACTTCTCCTGCTTGCTGTGTGACAAAAAGTTTAAGTGTCAGAAAGACATCAATCATCATATCCGGAGGGTGCATGAAAAGAAAAGGAATCCTCAAAGGTGTCCCTACTGTGACAAAGTTATCAGCTCCAAATGTGGACTGACCATTCATATTCgaacacacacaggagagaagccatataagtgtgAATGCTGCCCAGCAAGTTTTGCTCAGAGATCTGCCTTTAATACTCATGTAAGGTAAAGTCTTTGGGCATTTCAAAATATTGTGAGACAGTTTTTCATCCTCATCTGTTTGATGTTAAAAATTGTATCCAGACAACGAAAGCTAATATAAGGGTATGTATACAATACTGGCTTAAAGTGCAGCTAGGTCGTTCTTTTTCTCAATTCATATAAAAGCTGGTTTGGGGGAAAACGTagtatttcataagaaatgaGAGGCTAGATACATGATAGATATGGACTGTAGCTAAGATTGTGTGTACACCACTCCCAACCCAGGGTGGGAGGGCACTTGGATTCACAGTAAATGGGAGTATGTACTCCAAGCCTGAGTTTGTTTGCTAGCTTTAGAAAATTTTGTGTCTCCGTTAGCTTTTTGTAGAACTcaaggctggattatccattaggcttagtaggctgaagcctaggggcctggagctcttgggggcccgtgcaagagcttccgaaccacccgccatccccctgcttcacttaccttttcctctgctgttttttgcggtttgccatcaatcaagatggcggctgaggtttccctaaggggctgaagcctctgctgccatcttagttgatgcaCACattcattgctgccatcaaccaagatggcagcagaagcttcagccccttagggaaacctcagccgccatcttggttgatggcaaacctgtgtgcgcagtgcacgcagccacaaaaaaaatggaaaggtaggtgaagcggggggatgggatgggacgggatggcaggtggctcagaagctcctgtcctgcgatccctcctgcGGCTGTTTCAGTGGttctgcctaagaggagaagggggtcccaaacaccaatcagcctaggggccctcctcagcttaatccggccctggtagAACTTAGCAATATTTTCAAAGTTACGTTTAGGTAGTTCTATCAGTGTAAAGGTATTTACTGCATGGTTTCTACATCCAGTCCATGCAGCCTACAGGCAGCGCAATGAATGCTTTCTCTTGTATAGATGAGCTTCTTAGCCAAGGAATTGGTATGAAGCCTGAAAAACTTGTGGCCCAGAAAGCCAACCTTAACCACAGTCAGACAAAGGTACAGTGACACTTAATTTGCTCTCCTCATCAGCCAGCTTTTACAAACTACTGTGGAGTCTATGTCCTATGGATTGTTAGGAATGATCTATACACATTACCATCGGACTTTATACTTGCTGCTGCTGACAACAGGATTCTGAAGTGATGCTTTACAGCACAGTCCAATGTATCTCTGCTCTGAAGCAATCCCCATTAAGAtcagtggaacttcctcccaggaAAGTGTTACACCACTGCAGCTTCAGTCTTTCACTGAATCCCAATAATGAGAAttagatttattttattcagcatttctatcccacctttctataAAAGGAAACGtatccaaggtggcaaacaagtccaacattttaaaataaaaaacagtattttttttaaaaaaaaacaaagttaaGATGACAGCAAAGAGTAGATAAAACCCTTTCTAAAAATTATTTTCTAAGTGCCATGCCAGAAAATAACTGCTGAAAAAAATTAAATCTTAGCTGCCCACTGAAAGGCAAGTAAGGATAGGGCCAAGTAAACATTCATagaacaatcctatgcatgtctactcagaggcaagtcccattgaaggcaatggggcttactccctagtaagtagtTATAGGATTCCAACCTTACATGCTTTTCAATGGGAGTGACTTCAGAATATATGGAATATATACATATGGATGATTTGTGTATGAAATAAGAGCCTCCAGAAAATTATATCTAATTTTTTCCACTACAGAAAAATACACAAATCAAGGCAAGACAGGAAACACATGCCAGGTTACTGGATGACTGTCCCACCAGCAGAAAGAGCAGATGTTATAGATGGTGAAATCAACATGGCTGACAAAACAGGTCTTGAGATACCAAATACCAACTTGAAAAGCGAACCTGGGGATGAAAAAGCTCAGGAGCTTGAGGAAGAATCCAGGAGTTCCCATACAATGGAAGCAGAGTCTGACAATAAAAAGGAAAGACAGGAGCAATATGATGAAACTTATACTCAGAGAGGAAAAGCTGATGGGCACAGGACTATGGCTGTAGGAGACTGTGTAAAAGGAGAAAGGAAATGTGAAACAAGTGGCAACAAAGATAATGAGGCACCCTTGTCGGATGGTGATGGTGACGACAATTCTAATGACCAAGATGCAGCAGAAAACAAGTTAGATGCAAATTACAAATTAAGGAGGGGAGTGAACAAAAATGAGGGAATTAAAAAATCTGCCTATGTTATAACATGTACTAAATGTGTTGAGAAGTTCATATCGCGGAAGAAATACGTTGACCACTGTAAAAATGTCCACCATTCTTTGCCTGGTAAAATTTATCAGTGTGACATTTGTAGCAAGTCCTTTGCAAGTTACAACAGCTGGAAAGAGCACAGAGCTAGCGTCCACACAGAAGACAGGCGGTTTGCCTGCACCCTCTGTAATGCAACTTTTAAAAGAAAGAGGGACGTGAGGACGCATTATGTGCGGAAGCACGAGGGAAGAGTAAAGCGTCCCCTTTGTTCTGTGTGTGGGAAGATCTTAAGCTCAAGAACAGCACTAGTATTTCATATGAGGACACATACAGGGGAAAAGCCATACCAGTGCGGTGTTTGCTGCTCAAGATTTGCTCAGCCATCGCAGCTCAAGATTCATACCAGGTCAGCCtgtactgtctttttttttttcccactTCTGTTTTGCGAATTCTGTATGCGTCAGCTACTATTTCAGGTACTTACTTCTGACTCATTCTGGCTGCTCATGTTACCAAACAGTAAATGCTCCAATAAGTGCAGGCAACCTACTTTTTAATGTGGCGTCATCAACCTTCAGCAGCAATTGTGTGATAATACAACTGGAATTTATTTAGTTCTAGTAAAATCCTTATGATATGCTACTTGTGTATTATCTGAAGTGCACAATACACAAGGTAGCCCTCAGACTGAATCTAAGTAAGGATGTTGTGGGGACTGACTTTCTatgcttcaaaatttccagaaattttacatcttttTAGGTGCAGATTTAAAAACCTATTTCCTTCAACTGATGCCGTCTTTCCTCTACTATTTGTTCTCAGTAAATCTTAAATCTGGAGTAAGGaacctctctcttcccccccccatgttgctggactacaattcccatcgtccctgatcattggcattctggctggggctgatggaaggtgaAGTTCAAGAACgcttggagaaccacaggttccccaccctgacttaaatttccctgattttttaaaaaacaaggctATTGTTATCGGTTGTACTATAGAAGAATAAGTAAGGTGACTTTTTCTTTTGTCAGCCGAGGACTTCATTTAGGTTTTTACTGTACTCATAGAATCCTATAGTCTGAAAGAGCCTGAAGATCATTTCATCTCAGTCCTCAGGATTACGTAGTATCCTTTTTGTAAATAATTTCCCTGGAAGTTCTGTTGCTTGCTTTAGGCGGTGGTAATGGAATTGTGGCAACCTATTTGTAATATTTACTAAGCAGACAATTTCACACTTAAACTGCTTTTTCAGTATTTTCATGTTCTTCTGATTGCAGGTCCCATACAGGTGAAAAGCCATACATCTGTGAGGACTGTGGAGCATGCTTTGCAGATAAAGGCAAGCTTAATGGCCACAAGAGGACACATACAGGTAGGTGTTTAAATCCATTCCTTGAACATGGCAAAGGTCAATGCATCCTGATGCCTCATTATTTTGATTACTTTTCATGAATTATGTAAGCCTCGACATGTAGTTACAAAAGATCAACGTAGGAGGATATTAGGTTTCCTGTGAAGCAAAAAGTCATTACTCTAAGCTGCCTAGGCAGTTCTATAGGGGCAAACTACATGTTGCACTGCAGCTATGTGTAATGTTAGCCCAACAACCCcttttgcattgcaaaaatggtatacccatggtataccccagagctgagagcaatgaaacaatataggagacggcttgagtgcagatggagacaaattcCTAGTGGGTGCAATCAAACACTGGTAAGtccctatggtaagctgtattcaggggcagtgaaggcagcaaaaaaacaatattttgctgccactattaaatcatcaatTTGCCACCTAGCtgagcttttcagagttgtccggggtctattacatgctggccccaaggacatggtagaaccatctgaggcccactgtaatgaatttgctaggcacttccaggataaaatcttaggtatccgccaggacttagactccagtgttatagcaggtgaatcaagtgaggtatccagagcacagttttgtcctgatttcttggatgagtttgacttggtacagcttgaggacgttgacaaggtgcttggacaggtttgtgcaaccacttctgtactggatccttgcccttcttggctaataaaagctagcggggatggaacagccggctgggccagggaagtgattaatgcctctttgctagagggagtggtcctggggcccctgaaagaggcggtagtgagaccactcctgaagaaaatcTTCCCTGGACTCAGAAaaacttaataactataggccggtggcaaatactccattcctgggcaaggtcctggaactagtggttgcaggccagctccagacactcttggatgagaccaattatctggatccatttcagtccggtttcaggcctggtttttgcACGGAAACAGCCTCGGTCACCCTgaatgatgacctttgtcgggagaaggacagggggaattattttatttattattatttattttgttcaatttatataccgcccacagcccgaaggttctcagggcggtgtacagcataggataaaatacaataacatcacaagaacaatagaacataaatataaacaataaataacctcatatacattaaaagcttaaaaggtagattaaaatgcctgggagaataaaaaggttttcacctggcgccgaaaagatagaagtgtaggcgccaggcggacctcatcagggagactgttccataatttgggggcagccactgaaaaggccctagatcttgttacgaccctccgagcctgtgactctgttgattcttcttgatttctcagcggctttcgataccatcaatcatggtatccttttgggacgactggctgagttgggagtgggagggactgcatggcagtggttccgctcctacttggcgggttgattccagaaggtggtgcttggggagcactgctcggccCCTTgaattctccagtatggggttccacaggggtcagttctgtcccccatgctgttcaacatctacatgaaaccgttgggtgcagtcatccagagttttggagtgcattgccatcagtatgctgatg encodes:
- the LOC133382881 gene encoding GDNF-inducible zinc finger protein 1-like; this translates as MEKKKILMKSNVASSNLLRTLHSLYQFGYFCDVIICTDQFGIREEFFVHKAVLAASSNYFRNLFLTDEMLNAKDCRVTLQDVHAEEFVSFLKFVYTTEVEIEVDKLHRIKEVAERLECKDLLDVFEETKAVGENLNVSVHSKIHESGGSVQSKTNQIKNKEQSDLSQILVTPMKRNLWDRKKHTKWTAMYDGNESKPGHPNKKGVALDEPKDETTMSTGCNEIDTHEIHNTKNISQQKSNISLSSLDQVDAKENCTVINRILPAQKEDENNLILSETKLRKSPRNISKVSLQTYACDKCHHSFDFAKQYRLHMEQEHDMDGIIKYSCNMCDQLFSSCQNLRQHRLTVHNTEQHFSCLLCDKKFKCQKDINHHIRRVHEKKRNPQRCPYCDKVISSKCGLTIHIRTHTGEKPYKCECCPASFAQRSAFNTHVRKIHKSRQDRKHMPGYWMTVPPAERADVIDGEINMADKTGLEIPNTNLKSEPGDEKAQELEEESRSSHTMEAESDNKKERQEQYDETYTQRGKADGHRTMAVGDCVKGERKCETSGNKDNEAPLSDGDGDDNSNDQDAAENKLDANYKLRRGVNKNEGIKKSAYVITCTKCVEKFISRKKYVDHCKNVHHSLPGKIYQCDICSKSFASYNSWKEHRASVHTEDRRFACTLCNATFKRKRDVRTHYVRKHEGRVKRPLCSVCGKILSSRTALVFHMRTHTGEKPYQCGVCCSRFAQPSQLKIHTRSHTGEKPYICEDCGACFADKGKLNGHKRTHTGERLFKCDVCGKHFATNEYLKCHKRCHMGAKPYKCDVCGKTFGMRASLAQHSNVHAETPPYFCEQCGKTFTQQGALRRHQRIHTGEKPYKCRACERTFTDMSTLRRHVLVHDRNAHWRTFLIDLTMKKDHNWSKIETLSNICVREDSPLIWSDGQSKLYKPESTSVKKVEHVSCNSNVQGPDHSLMYL